One genomic segment of uncultured Ilyobacter sp. includes these proteins:
- a CDS encoding acetyl-CoA hydrolase/transferase family protein, translated as MLKERIRCKELNRKVMTAEEAAKLVKPGMTMVTSGFTPAGYPKAVPLALAKMAEASEEKYNLTLITGASVGDELDGALTRAGAIARRFPYQTNGDMRKALNSGKVAYQDMHLSHVPRYIDYGFFGKIDVAIVEAIAITEDGGIIPTTSVGVSPQGIANADIVIVEINSTQPMELEGCHDIYMVKKPPFSEPIPLKDPGDRIGTTYIPCDPAKIAAIVECDIPDNVRPLGCIDEDSKKISANIIEFFEKEVAAGRLPENLLPLQSGVGSVANAVLGGLVDSKFKDLTCYTEVIQDSMFDLIDAGKVRVASGTSFTPSQTGLVKLKENMKHYAKYCILRPMEISNNPILTRQLGVIAMNTAIEVDIYGHVNSTMIMGNRMMNGLGGSGDFTRNAYISIYTTVSTAKGGDISSIVPMVSHVDHTEHDVQVIVTEQGTADLRGLTARERARAIINNCAHPDYRPALLDYLERAEKEAGGHEPHLIGEALSWHDRFIKTGSMKIK; from the coding sequence ATGCTAAAAGAACGTATTCGTTGCAAGGAACTCAATAGAAAAGTAATGACAGCAGAAGAAGCTGCAAAATTGGTTAAGCCAGGAATGACAATGGTCACAAGTGGATTTACACCAGCAGGATATCCTAAGGCAGTACCTCTTGCATTAGCAAAGATGGCAGAGGCCTCAGAAGAAAAATACAACCTTACTCTAATTACAGGAGCGTCGGTAGGGGACGAGCTAGACGGAGCACTTACGAGAGCAGGTGCTATCGCAAGAAGATTTCCATATCAAACAAACGGCGACATGAGAAAAGCATTAAACAGCGGTAAAGTAGCGTATCAGGATATGCACCTTAGCCATGTACCTAGATATATAGACTATGGTTTCTTTGGGAAAATAGATGTAGCTATAGTTGAAGCAATAGCAATAACAGAAGATGGAGGAATAATACCTACCACATCAGTAGGGGTGTCTCCACAGGGGATTGCAAATGCTGACATAGTAATCGTTGAAATTAACTCGACTCAACCTATGGAACTTGAAGGTTGTCATGACATATATATGGTTAAAAAACCACCATTCAGTGAGCCTATCCCACTTAAAGATCCAGGAGACAGAATAGGTACTACTTATATTCCTTGTGATCCTGCTAAAATAGCAGCAATCGTAGAGTGCGACATTCCTGACAATGTAAGACCTCTAGGATGTATAGACGAAGATTCTAAAAAAATATCTGCAAACATAATCGAATTTTTTGAAAAAGAGGTTGCAGCAGGTAGACTTCCAGAAAATCTGCTACCGCTTCAATCAGGTGTAGGATCTGTTGCCAACGCAGTTTTAGGGGGACTTGTAGATTCAAAATTTAAGGATCTTACATGCTATACTGAAGTTATTCAGGATTCCATGTTTGACCTTATCGACGCAGGAAAAGTAAGGGTTGCTTCAGGAACTTCATTTACTCCGTCTCAAACAGGACTCGTAAAATTAAAAGAAAACATGAAACATTATGCAAAATATTGTATACTAAGACCAATGGAGATTTCAAACAATCCCATACTTACAAGACAACTAGGTGTAATAGCAATGAATACAGCAATAGAAGTAGATATATATGGACATGTAAACTCTACAATGATCATGGGTAACAGAATGATGAATGGATTAGGTGGATCTGGAGATTTTACTAGAAATGCTTACATCTCAATATACACAACTGTATCTACAGCTAAGGGAGGAGACATCTCTTCAATCGTACCTATGGTATCACATGTAGACCATACTGAGCATGACGTACAGGTAATAGTTACTGAACAGGGTACAGCAGACTTAAGAGGCCTTACAGCAAGAGAGAGAGCGAGAGCTATAATCAATAACTGTGCTCACCCTGACTACAGACCTGCATTATTAGACTATCTTGAAAGAGCTGAGAAAGAGGCTGGAGGGCACGAACCGCATCTTATTGGAGAGGCACTCTCTTGGCATGATAGATTTATTAAAACTGGCAGCATGAAAATTAAATAG